The genome window CACTTAAGACCGTAGATATGTCGCGCTTCATTAAAGTGCTTGTCAAAGGCTCGTCGACCCATGTATACAAAGTTTCCGCAGATCTCGCAGGGAAATTCAACACCCAGCCCGTGAAGGCGGTACAGCCAGAAGGGGATTGGCTTGCCGTCCCATGCGAGGGGTAGTTTGAGAGGGTTGTAGATTCGCTCCTCgccgtcttcgtcttcgccCTCCCCGTCGTCTTGGGCATCTTGGGGTGTGTCGTCGGCGTTGAAGAGGTTCTCGAGTTCTTGGGCGCGCTCGCGTTCCGTCATGCCTTGCTTGCGCTCAACGTTGACTCTGGTGTCGCTTCGCTCGGTGCTCATGGCGCTGGCTAGGCGCTTCACTCTATACTCTCGTTCGGCTACCGCGCGCTCCTTTAGCCGTGTCGCTGAGACGATTCCAGTTGCGCCGTTGGCTGGCGAGTCTTGCTCCTGTCGCTGTTTTCGCTGCTCTGCCGCCTTGATGTGTTTTCGTCCTGTGAGATGGTTCTTGTAGACGTTTTCGTTCTTGAACTCCTTTTCACAATCTTCGCACCATACGGCTTCTGCTGTGCTGGTCTCCTTTGCAGTGGCGTTTGTTGAATGTGAGTCCTTCTCCCAGCCCTGAATCTCATCCTTGTCCCATGCCGTTTCGAATTCTTGGTCAAACGACGCAAGTACCTTGTCCACGTTTTCCAGCGGCCGTGTTCGTCGCATAAAGCTCTCGAGATACTCTGCTAGTTGTCCGACATACTTGAAGTACTGATCCGTCAATTTGTTGGCTCGTGTGACTCCACCATGTCCAGGTGCAAAGTTGTCAAAGTTCTCGAGGTATTGCAAATATGTGAGTCGTCGGACATTGGGAAGGTTGAGGTAAGCCTCGTGACAGATGTTGAGATCGAAAAATCGTCCATAAGCTTCCTCTCCAGAAAACAGAGAGTCGACAATAGATGGCATCGGCTCCCCATCCGATTTCTTGATCTGATATCGCTGCTCCGAGTTCTCTGCTTGCTCGTAGGGATACCTCTCGTGATGTTCGCGAACGcccttgagctgcttgtAGAACTCCGCAAAAGGGTCGCCTGTACCGATCTGCTGAATCTCTTGCGACCGGACACCGTTTTCGTCTTTGTAGATGTCGAGGAGGTTTTTCGACTGAACCTGAATCTGATCTAATAATTGAGAAATCTCATGATCTCTGTTGAGGCGATCACGGATCTGCAAAGTCAGTGGACGCTTCGTCGAGCGTTTCAAGCTACTCACATGTCTGGGCTCATCGCGAATGCGATCAGCGATACCTTGTTCCAGGCGCTCTAGATCCTCGTGGATATAGCGCTGTTCTTCGAGAACGAGCATCTTTGCGAAAATTGTCTACAGAAACTTCCGCGGGTATCACAAGTTGGAAACACAATGATCTTCAAATGAATGCAGATGATAAAGTtgagatgagcttgatgcttAAAAAATTACGGAGCCTGTCGCGAGTTCCAGTGGCGTTCAGGCGCGCAATTCCCTACCGAAGAATATCCGGCGCGCGCTCCATGTTACGTCTTTGCTCTAAAAGTTGCAGACCAAAACTTTGACCCCAGAAAAAGCCCCAACTTCATCGCGAAAGCGTAATTCTTTACCTTACAAacattcatcaacaacagacgTAATCATGGCTGAAAGCGCTGGAGGAATTGACCGAAAGGCCGATGAGAGGATGGAATTTTCCACCTCCAAGGAGGTCACGGTCCATCCTACTTTCGAATCGATGTCGCTGAAGGGTATGTCGTGACGACCAGTTTTATGATGTAGCTAATGTTTTGGCAGAGAACTTGCTTCGTGGAATTTACGCTTACGGATACGAATCGCCTTCTGCTGTTCAGTCTCGAGCGATCGTTCAGGTCTGCAAGGGTCGCGACACTATTGCTCAGGCGCAGTCTGGTACCGGAAAGACAGCTACCTTTTCCATCAGTATGCTCCAGGTCATCGATACCGCGGTGCGAGAGACACAAGCCCTTGTTCTGTCACCGACACGAGAGTTGGCTACTCAGATTCAGTCCGTTGTTATGGCTCTGGGCGACTACATGAACGTGCAATGCCACGCTTGTATTGGAGGCACAAACGTTGGAGAGGATATCCGCAAGCTCGACTACGGTCAACATATTGTCTCAGGCACCCCCGGCCGTGTGGCCGACATGATTCGACGAAGGCACTTGCGCACCAGACACATCAAGATGCTGGTGCTCGATGAGGCCGACGAGCTTCTTAACAAGGGATTCCGCGAGCAGATCTACGATGTGTACCGATACCTGCCCCCTGCTACCCAAGTCGTGGTCGTCAGCGCCACCCTCCCATACGACGTTCTCGACATGACGACCAAATTCATGACCGATCCAGTTCGCATCCTCGTCAAGCGTGACGAACTGACCCTCGAAGGTCTCAAGCAGTACTTCATCGCCGTGGAGAAGGAGGACTGGAAATTCGACACGCTATGCGATCTCTACGACACCCTCACCATCACGCAAGCCGTCATCTTCTGCAACACCCGACGCAAGGTCGACTGGCTCACCGACAAGATGCGCGAGGCCAACTTTACAGTCAGCAGCATGCACGGCGACATGCCCCAAAAGGAACGGGACAGCATCATGCAGGATTTCCGACAGGGTAACAGCCGCGTTCTCATCTCGACTGATGTGTGGGCTCGTGGTATCGACGTTCAGCAGGTCAGTTTAGTTATCAACTACGACCTTCCTAGCAACCGAGAGAACTACATCCACCGCATCGGTCGAAGTGGTCGGTTTGGTCGCAAGGGTGTTGCTATCAACTTTGTTACTACCGAAGATGTGCGCATCCTGAGAGACATTGAGTGTAAGTGTCCTTAAGACCGTCTGGTCGTGGATGAAGCTGACTTTTTAGTGTACTACTCTACCCAGATCGACGAGATGCCCATGAACGTTGCCGACCTCATCGCATAAGCAAAGAGTCAGTAACTCAGTGACATGCACAGTCAATCAGAAACCAAGAGTAAAGAACCCGCGTCGAGTACGTGGTGAAGAGCGTGGAGGAAGGGGGCCGTGTACTATGCTTAGTAGGTTGCCCATCTCACATTCACATCCTCAGAACACGACTAATCCAACCAGATTCAAAGTGCAGAGAACCAAAAACCAGATTGCCAAAAAGAAGTGAAGAAAAAGGGGGCATCAAAAGGACCCTGAACTTTTGGGACAATGTAGTCAAACAGAAGAATTCCAAAAAATTGATACAGAACAAATGATCCCGTCTTATCAGTCTCGTCGCCCGAAGTTTCCTAATCCGTACAAGCACCATCTTTGACGTGTGTGGGCCGAAATGATGACCCTGGGCAATGCCGAAGCCCAATTTCAACGTCCATGCTTTTGCTGTTATCAcgatcaagatgatggagtttGTTTCTTTTACGTGATGGATTGCTTTTGGGGATCATCGTGAGATCTTCCCCACGGGGTAAAGAGATTGCAACTGTAACATTATCGCGAGGTGGTTGTGTTTTGAGGATACCTGGGAACACTGTATTGCTTGACGTTCGTTTTAGCTACAGTACGTATAAGCCCTGTGGACTGCTGtgctcagcctcaacaataCGTCGGCAAACTTAGCCTTCAGAAGCATACACTACTAATGCACGAACATCCATTATCTGGTCAAAAACATTTCCTAATCCTTACACAATTTGACATCGACTTACAAATGCCAATAATCTCGGCCCGTAAATACGAACTTGTACCTACTTCTCCAAAGGCCTTACTGATATCTGCTCGGATCCTCCCGCCACAACTCCTCCAAAGTCTTAGGCAGCCCAGGAATACTCTCCGGCAGAATGATCACGAACGGCGTCCCGTCCTCATCCCTATTCCAAACCCTCCTTTTCTCAGCATTCCTCGCATCAATCCACGCTTGCGCCGCTGCATTATCATACTCAAGATAAACCTCGTCGAACCTGACCTGGGCTTTACCGAATTCATGGTAGGCCCTGGTGAATGCGGGACTCTATTTGCAAGGGTGAGCGAAGGTTCGACATGGGTTTGTGATGGTATTGCACCTGTCTCAAGAGCCATTCTACGTAGGTTGTGCCGGGGCGAGCTTCGTTGTACTTTTTCTTGGCTTCGTTTTTGGCTTGTTGGGCTGCTTTGGCTGTGTCGAGCCAGTTCTTCCGTGCTTCTTCGTACTGTTCTTTTCCAACCACTGTGCTAGACTCActatcagccatgatgatgttaTACAAGGTGTGAATAGCAGATTAATGTGTGTACTAATAgcaggagcttgaggaggtaaATCTGGGGTAGCGAATACAGCTTCATCTTATAGACCCAGCTCTTTGAGCAAAGTTCAATAGACACTTCTTCCCACGACTATTTCTCAATAGTTCACAACGCATACAGTTAGATGAAAGCTTCCATTCTCAACCGTTCCCTCAAAATGGGAATTTTACACAAGCCATTCTAAAGGGCTCAGAAAACAAGAAGCTGTAATAAATACCGAGTCCCTAGATTCTGCAGAGGACGCCCCTCCCTTTTCTGTCCCCCATTACCCTCTTAGGAATGTTAAAGCGATAGCTAACTATTCGTAAATTAACAACCAATAACAATCCCCAATGGCTCGTTCTAGatccaacatctccaacttcCATCCTTATCAGCTCCCCCTCCAAAAACCCATGAGGTAATGCGGCCGTTAGATAAGGTACCAACCGGCCGAGTCACCCTGGAAGCGATCTATTCTCTAGCTGGAAACCCACCGAATCGCCTGCACTAAACTGAAAAGGGTGTATACTTTGCACGTTGTTTCTATGCGGAGGTTTCCTAGCGCACGGGCTGGTGTAACATTGGAGTCTGGGGTAAAAGATAAGTGATGGATATATAAGACGCCGATGTCCCGTAGAAGATCAGTTCAATGTCAATACCAGAGACTTCAATATCATACTGATATACATTTTTTATATGCTTCATTTTGCTCACTGCCAGAGAATGATCACACCCTTCTACTACACTCATCCGACCATCGACTCAAGCTCTGGCGTACCATGGAGAAAACAACACAAATGAACCAGGCCGAACGCGATGCCCTCGACCTCGCAGCCCTCGGGCACGAGCAGGCACTCTCCCGAAAATTCAGCACCTTGAGCATGCTATCCCTCGCCTTCTGCATTCTCGGCACATGGGCCGTCTGCGCCCAATCCCTCGCCACAGGTATCCAGAACGGCGGGCCCGTAACTTGTCTCTGGGGTCTTGTCCTCGTCACACTCTGCAATGTGTGTATCGCCATGTCCCTTGGTGAAATGTGTTCTAGTATGCCGTCTGCTCTTGGACAGGCGTTGTGGGTGGGCAAGCTTTGGAAGACTTCGTGGGGGAGGTTTGCGAGTTACTTGACGGCTTTCATCAGTGTCGTTGGGTGGTGGTGCCTTTCTGCTTCGCAGATCGCGTTCATGGCGGAGTTTGTGCTGTCGATGAAACTCATGTTTGATCCTGAGTGGACGGGGATGAATAACGGATGGGTCATGTTTCTGGTCTATACTGGGATCAACTTCTTGTTTACCTTTGTAAACTACGTCGGCTGCCGCTCGGAAAGGTTCCTCCCCTGGTTCAACAACTTTGTCGCCGTTGGCTTCGTTggcctcttcatcgcctTCTGTCTCGCCCTTCCTATCCTCGTTGGAACGAACTCAACTCTCGAGTATCAATCACCGAAATTCGTCTTTGGAACTTGGATCAATGAAACGGGTTGGGCTGATGGCGTTGTATGGTTCCTTGGACTTGTTCAGTCTGCATATGCTCTCACGGCATACGATTCTGTTCTTCATATGGTTGAGGAAATCCCCGCGCCTCGACGGAATGCCCCGAGAACAATGGTTTTGGCTATTATTATGGGCGCAATTTcaggcttcatcttcttggttgcTTGCCTGTTCTGCATCCAAGACCTTGCTACCACTTTGGATGCACCCTCTGGATTCCCCTTTATTGAGGTCGTTCAGAATGTCGTTGGCCTCAAAGGAGGTGCAGTGTTGATCGCGCTCTTCACTTTCAACGGGTTCGGTCAGGGTGTGTCGATCCTGACTTCAGCTTCGAGACTGACATGGAGTTTTGCTCGTGATCGAGGTCTACCATATGGCGATTACTTTGCCTATGTTGACCCCTACTGGCAAGTCCCTGCACGCTCTCTGATCCTCCAAGGAGCTTTTATCAACATCCTTGGAttcttgtacttcttctCGAGCACCACCCTTTCAGCAATCTTGAGTGTCAGCACTATCGCTCTGACAATCTCATACGCCATCCCTATCGCTGTCTTGATGGCCGTTGGTCGCGATAAGTTACCCGCGGGAGGAGAGTTTGGTCTTGGAAGATTTGGACCAGCACTCAACATTATTTCCATCATCTACACCGTCATCACGACTgtattcttcttcttcccggGGTCACCAAACCCAGCCATCGGAGATATGAACTTTGCTATTGTTGTGTTTGGAGTCATGTTGGTCATTGGACTTGGGTTCTGGGTTATCAAGGGCCGAAAGTGTTTCTTGAAGATTGAAGACCTGTCTGATCATGTCCTCTACGGCCAGGGAGATGATCAACAGACGAGGACGGAGGAACTCACAGAGAAAAAATGATTTGTAGATAGTCAACTTTCAAGGTATACACAATCTGTTGCTTTGCGTCCCAATGATGAGATATCCTATTGTTTCCATGTTGGTCTCAGAAAAATTCCTCCATCTCAGGATCCGTTAATGTTTTCCCTCTCGCAATCGCCGCTCTTTCAGTCTTTTCCGAAATCTCTTCGTATTCCTCATATATGGCCTCGCTCAACTTATCCCACTGACTATCCAAAACATAAAACTTCAGTCCTCTATACCAGCCAACAAGTTCTTGCCGAAAACTGGCCTCATTACTCTTGATCAGTATATCGAGGAGTTCTGTTGTGGCCTCTGAGTCTCTGTCTTGTATTGCTTCTTGAATACTCCGAAGAGTTAACATGTGACGCTCCAAGTCAAGTATCAGTAATTTGAAATAGAATTTGATGAAGGTCTGTTGTTGCTCTTGAGTTAGAAGAGGTCTGAAGGGTGAATGATATTTTCTCAAAGTCCACCTTAAGCTGCCCAAAGGATTGTCATTTTGGGAGAGATTTCGAAGCTGTGTGTCGATttcctcaagatcttgtTCTGCGAGGTAATTGACAACATCAAAGTCGTTAGAAAAAGCTGCCATATGTATAATTCCATTTCGGTTCGAATCGATGGCACCGAGTGATGCCCCTGCCCTAACAAGAGCCCCGAAGACCGGAAAATTGCCTTGTTGGCATGCCCACAAGATTGGCGTCATACCAAGGTTATCTTTTGATTCGATGTCTGCCCCATAATCTTGTAGAAGTTTTATCGTATCGTAAGCTTCTTGCTGATCTTGATTTCCCCACTCAAGGTAGGACATTGGAGTTCTACCATATTCATCGGTCTTTGTTGCAAGCGCTCCAGCATCGAGTAGCAGTCTGACACAGGCTAGGGACCCTGATTCGACAGCAGAGTGTAGCGCAGTTGTACCTTGGATATTGACTTGATTAATGCCCTTCCGGCACTCGCTATGCCCTAAAAGTCTCTGCAACATTGTGTCGTTCTCGTCGGAGGCTGCTGTCATGAGGGGGGTATAGCCCAAGGAAGTTTGCCGGTTGACGTCAGCCTTGGCCGCCATCAGTTGCTCGAGTCCTTCAAAGTTGTTACTGCCAACTGCGACGTGGATTGGGGCCTCTCCATGTTCGTCGAGCTCGTCAATGGCCCAAGGTTGCTCCCGCAGTGCGTCCAgcactcctcctcctcctgcagcGGCTATGTGAACTTTAGTTGTGCTCACAGCGTCCCAGTCTTCTACAAAAGATAAGCTTTTGTCTATCGCCATGTCCATTCTAGGGTTGATGCCACCAGTATAATATGATTTAAGATGATATCCGATGTTCCTGGCCAGCATCAGTAAGTGACACCATCGtatgctcttcttgcttgaGCAGGACGAACCTGGAAAGCCCCTGACTTAGCAATATATTTCCCCAAAACTCGAGAAGAATTTCTACGCATTCCGAACTCTGGTTATACAATGCTATCTAGAaacctcatcaacaaacTTGTCACGCTATTGTACGTCTGCTTTACTTACCGATAACAATGGCAACCCAATTCCAGTTATGTCATCTGGAAAGTATACAAGTCCTTCTCTAATGCGGGTTTCTAATAAGGATGGGTTTGACATCGTGGTCCATAAATCGTCGTCTGATTCAAGAACCCTTGATAGGCGCAAGGAGAAGCTAATATTGGGTGCTCGGAATACCTGAAATGAAAGGACACCTGCCCAAAGCCAGCCTGGAAGTCGAAATTCGAACTCAACGCCGGACTTGCACCTGCATCTATTTCGACAGTCGTTGTCTGTCTTATCATATCGAATGAGCCATGAATAAAGAAGAGAGCCCATCCATGCACCCGTGTGGTCTCGTCGTCCTCGATGACACTGACATTTGCATTTCGAGCCACATGAACGAGTGCCGAGGGGTTGGATGGATGTCACACTAACAAAGCTCTCCTCTTTCATTACAGTAACGTCATGATCGGTATCATTTGTCAAGGAAGCTCCCGAGATCTCAGTAGACCTGTTCTCTTCCCTTGCTGATGGAACAGGCTCGTGTATTGTTGTGCTTTGCGTCCCGGGTTTTAGGCCCATGGTTGAACTTTCCGGCTTGGGCCGTGGTCCTTGGAGTAGCTTGGGTAATTCTTGAGAGATATTATGAGTCGCTTGCGCATAGTAAGTCAACTGTTGTGTAACACGGTGAAAGAGACTGCCAAGGCGTCAGTTTAGACGACAGACGACACCATGAGAACTCACACTTCTTGTCGCACATTTCCCCTATCTACCATAGAAGAAACCCTAAACGTGATGGCCATGTGCAGATTAGACTTAGTAGCCTGAGCCCGTTCTCGAAGCTCCTCGATCTTGCTTGCATCTGATAACCACCTGACCTTGTCCGTGTATCTCTTCGGGTCGTGGACTTTGCGAGAGCGTGAGTACTTCTCTACAATCTCATTAAGCTCCTCTGATATTTCTTCGAGCTCCTGTGTTGTCAAGGAGACTAGTGGATGTTCTGGAGATCCAATGAGACGTTGCGCTGGTATCATGGGATCTGTCTGTTCTCTGGCCTGCATGATGAAGCAGTCGATCATGAGTATCTACCATTTTCAGCACAAGGTATTTCAACATTAATTCCTTCAACCTACTTCTTTCCTCAGTTTGTTGCATTCCCCCTTCATATCAGAGTTTTGGCGTAGAAAGTCGATAGCTTTGAGCGTCCCTTGGACGGCTTGCACCAGAGCGATAGAGCTCGCAATCGCTCCAAGAATCTCAAGGCCCGACATCGCGGAGAGTGTGTGCAGAAAGCGATGAACGTGACGTAGCTTTTTCGTAAATGATGCGTGTAGTTCGAGCTCAAGATGATTCGGGCGCAAATGGAGGAAGATTTGAGAAGTCGGACGGCACTGATCGGATTGACAGCCTGATGAGGCTGTGCTGATGTGCCTTGGTAGTTGGGAAAGTGCCACCTAGGTAAGACAGTGAGGCTGAAagcagaagatgacgagtGATGGCATTCAATTGGAGATGGGGGCCAACTCCTCCATTCTATTCGATAGAATGTATGTATTTAGCGATtaagagaagaaggcttgaCAACACGCCCTGCCGCGAAGCTCAATTTCATACGGTCTCTGTATAGTCCAGAGTTTACTGCGAGTTCCTTGGGTGAATTGCTCAAGAAAAGAGCGTGACCAACATCAGCTGAAAGCTGCGTATTGGTGTGGTTTGCAGCCAATGAGACCTGCAGCATTCTGTCTCATACATCACACTCAGAAGCCCAGAGGACACAGCCTACTCAGCGAGCTGTAAAAACACACACAAACGGTCTGCCAATTACATTTATTCTGAGGACCGAAATTGTAGCACGGCTAATTCTTTCTCGACCAAGCCTAAGGCGATGAGGTTATTCAGAACCTACCCGAGACACGTCGTCGTAGCAAGCCACTCCAACAGGCTAGATAATACGAGAAAATTAAGGGAACTAGCCACGGATGTATGTATTAGGTTACTGCTGAGATCTGTCTTTTATCTCTGAATCATTTGCGAACTTTTAGACGGAGTAAGCTTAAGGTTATTGTTGCGTGCTAAACAGTCTCTCTCCATGTCTCAATTCTAAGAACACTGTGACTGGAAGCATATTCTAGCACCATATATGAACCGGGTCAAGATTCATATTAAGAAGGACACCTTCAGTTCTATTTCTAGGTTCATATAAAGTAACAATAAGGCATTCCCAGTGGAGCCCGAATTTAAAGGTCATGTCCGCAGATTA of Fusarium musae strain F31 chromosome 5, whole genome shotgun sequence contains these proteins:
- a CDS encoding hypothetical protein (EggNog:ENOG41), whose translation is MLVLEEQRYIHEDLERLEQGIADRIRDEPRHIRDRLNRDHEISQLLDQIQVQSKNLLDIYKDENGVRSQEIQQIGTGDPFAEFYKQLKGVREHHERYPYEQAENSEQRYQIKKSDGEPMPSIVDSLFSGEEAYGRFFDLNICHEAYLNLPNVRRLTYLQYLENFDNFAPGHGGVTRANKLTDQYFKYVGQLAEYLESFMRRTRPLENVDKVLASFDQEFETAWDKDEIQGWEKDSHSTNATAKETSTAEAVWCEDCEKEFKNENVYKNHLTGRKHIKAAEQRKQRQEQDSPANGATGIVSATRLKERAVAEREYRVKRLASAMSTERSDTRVNVERKQGMTERERAQELENLFNADDTPQDAQDDGEGEDEDGEERIYNPLKLPLAWDGKPIPFWLYRLHGLGVEFPCEICGNFVYMGRRAFDKHFNEARHIYGLKCLGITNTTLFRDITRIEEAMQLWEKIQKEKKRTKVDEGSVVQMEDGEGNVMPEKVYLDLQKQGLL
- the FAL1 gene encoding RNA helicase (EggNog:ENOG41), translated to MAESAGGIDRKADERMEFSTSKEVTVHPTFESMSLKENLLRGIYAYGYESPSAVQSRAIVQVCKGRDTIAQAQSGTGKTATFSISMLQVIDTAVRETQALVLSPTRELATQIQSVVMALGDYMNVQCHACIGGTNVGEDIRKLDYGQHIVSGTPGRVADMIRRRHLRTRHIKMLVLDEADELLNKGFREQIYDVYRYLPPATQVVVVSATLPYDVLDMTTKFMTDPVRILVKRDELTLEGLKQYFIAVEKEDWKFDTLCDLYDTLTITQAVIFCNTRRKVDWLTDKMREANFTVSSMHGDMPQKERDSIMQDFRQGNSRVLISTDVWARGIDVQQVSLVINYDLPSNRENYIHRIGRSGRFGRKGVAINFVTTEDVRILRDIELYYSTQIDEMPMNVADLIA
- a CDS encoding hypothetical protein (EggNog:ENOG41), giving the protein MADMVGKEQYEEARKNWLDTAKAAQQAKNEAKKKYNEARPGTTYVEWLLRQVQYHHKPMSNLRSPLQIESRIHQGLP
- a CDS encoding hypothetical protein (EggNog:ENOG41): MNQAERDALDLAALGHEQALSRKFSTLSMLSLAFCILGTWAVCAQSLATGIQNGGPVTCLWGLVLVTLCNVCIAMSLGEMCSSMPSALGQALWVGKLWKTSWGRFASYLTAFISVVGWWCLSASQIAFMAEFVLSMKLMFDPEWTGMNNGWVMFLVYTGINFLFTFVNYVGCRSERFLPWFNNFVAVGFVGLFIAFCLALPILVGTNSTLEYQSPKFVFGTWINETGWADGVVWFLGLVQSAYALTAYDSVLHMVEEIPAPRRNAPRTMVLAIIMGAISGFIFLVACLFCIQDLATTLDAPSGFPFIEVVQNVVGLKGGAVLIALFTFNGFGQGVSILTSASRLTWSFARDRGLPYGDYFAYVDPYWQVPARSLILQGAFINILGFLYFFSSTTLSAILSVSTIALTISYAIPIAVLMAVGRDKLPAGGEFGLGRFGPALNIISIIYTVITTVFFFFPGSPNPAIGDMNFAIVVFGVMLVIGLGFWVIKGRKCFLKIEDLSDHVLYGQGDDQQTRTEELTEKK
- a CDS encoding hypothetical protein (EggNog:ENOG41); amino-acid sequence: MDMAIDKSLSFVEDWDAVSTTKVHIAAAGGGGVLDALREQPWAIDELDEHGEAPIHVAVGSNNFEGLEQLMAAKADVNRQTSLGYTPLMTAASDENDTMLQRLLGHSECRKGINQVNIQGTTALHSAVESGSLACVRLLLDAGALATKTDEYGRTPMSYLEWGNQDQQEAYDTIKLLQDYGADIESKDNLGMTPILWACQQGNFPVFGALVRAGASLGAIDSNRNGIIHMAAFSNDFDVVNYLAEQDLEEIDTQLRNLSQNDNPLGSLRPLLTQEQQQTFIKFYFKLLILDLERHMLTLRSIQEAIQDRDSEATTELLDILIKSNEASFRQELVGWYRGLKFYVLDSQWDKLSEAIYEEYEEISEKTERAAIARGKTLTDPEMEEFF